A segment of the Rhizobium sp. ZPR4 genome:
CCGAACCGCTTCATAACGAAGATAAAGTCCGCCCCAGGCGATCACGCCGAGATAAACGCCGAATAGCAGATGCGAGAAGATCGGACTGCCGACCCTCAGATGTGTCGCGATCGCCCCGCCGAGAAGGCCCGTCAGGAGGATGGCGCCGAGAACCGAAGTCCTCGGGATCGCATAGAGAATGGCGCAGCCAAGCGTGATGACGCCGAGAAGCCTCGCAAGCGCCGGATCGGCGGAATAGCCGAGCCCGGCCATCGTCTCCGTGACGACCGGAAGCGGAACGAGCTTGATGACACCATCGAACACGAGAAAGGCGATGATGAGCCCGCTGAGGATCATGCCGGCCACGCGCTGCGCGCGCGTGACCGAAGGCACGGATGAATCGACTGCATAAGACATTGTCATATCCCCCGGAATTCTATCGGAAATTCAGATCTTCGCCGCCAATGCGGCGAGCTGATCGGCGCACTGCGCCCATCCCTGATGGAAGCCCATCTTCTCATGCGCTTCGCGATCCTCGGCCGACCAATGCAGGACGGTCGCGGTATAGCGGGTCTTGCCGCCACCGAGATCGTCGAGCTGGATCGTCACGACCATGAAGGGCTTTGCCGAGGGCACCCAAGCGCTGGCGAAGGCGTCGGTGAAGACGATCCTCTCATTGGGAACGACTTCCAGATAGACGCCGTTGCCTGGATAATCCTCACCCTCCGGGCTGCGCATGGTAATCGAGCTTGAGCCGCCGGTACGCGCGTCGACGCTTGCTGCCGATACCGTCCACGGCAGGGGCGCGAACCATTGTTTCATAAGCTCCACTTCGGTCCAGCAACGAAAGATCTTCTCGCGCGGCGCATCGATGACGCGGGTCAGCGAAAGCTCGTGGCGCGGGGTCTGCTCAGTCATGGTTCCGTTCCTCTTTACTGTTTGACGCGGCCTGCTCGGCCTATACTTCAATGACGTTCGAGACCGCCGTTTCCCGACAGCGCGGACGCAGATTTTTCGATTATTTTGCAGCGGTAACGGCATCCGCGCTCAGACGATCGAGCTGATGGCGGATATGGGCTGCTTCGGCGGGCGAACGGGCGAGCGCGATCGCCCTGTCGAAAGCGACACGCGCTTGCTGCGAGCGACCGAGCTGCGCGAGCAGGCCACCTCTGACGCCATGAAAATAGAAATAGCTGTCAAGCTGTGCTTCCAGCGTGGCAATCAGCGCCAGAGCCGCTTCCGGCCCCTTGAGCTTCGAGAGCGCCACCGAACGATTGAGCGTGACGACCGGAGACGGCGTCAACCGCTCCAGCATCTGATAGAGAAGATTGATCTCTTCCCAGTCCGTATCCTCAGCCCGTTTTGCTCGGGAGTGCAGCGCAGCGATTGCTGCCTGCACCTGATAGGGTCCGGGCTGACGATGGCGGATCGCCTTGTCGAGAAGGGCGAGCGCCTCGTCTATCGATGTCCGATCCCAGAGCGAACGATCCTGATCTTCCAGAAGGATGATCTGCCCGTCGGCATCGAACCGTGCCGCCTTGCGCGATTGCTGCAAGAGCATCAGCGCCAGCAGCGCCATGGTCTCCGGCTCGGAGGGAAAGATCCGCAGAAGCAGCCGGCCAAGCCGGATCGCCTCGTCGGCGAAGGCAGCGGCTTCGCGATGCGTGCCGCCGGCCGAATAGCCTTCGTTATAGATGAGGTAGATCATGGCGCTGACCAGCGCCAGCCGCTCGCTCCGCTCCACCGCGCCCGGCGTCTCGAAGGGAACGCCGGCTGCGGCCACGCGCGCTTTCGCCCGCGTAATGCGCTGCTCCATCGCACTGTCGCTGACGAGGAAGGCGCGGGCGATCTGCTGCACCGAAAGGCCGGAAACGATGCGCAGCGCCAGCGCGATCTGTTGTGTCGCCGGCAGATCCGGATGACAGCAGATAAACAGCAGCCGGAGAATATCGTCGCGATATCCGGAACCATCGAGCCGTTCGGCCAGGTCGCTTTCGACATCGCTCGTATCGGAGATCGCTTCTTCGTCCGGCAGGCTCTGCAATTTCGCCTGCTTGCGCACCGTATCGATGCCGCTATTGCGCCCGACGAAGATCAGCCAGGCGACGGGATCGCGCGGCGGCCCCTTGTCGGGCCAGGTCTTCAAGGCCCGGAGACAGGCCTCCTGGAAGGCCTCCTCGGCGGTATCGAGATTGCGGAAATAGCGCAGCAGCGCACCCAGCACCTGCGGCCGGGCATTGATAAGCGCGATGTCGATCCAGGCAATATCCGTCATGTCGCAGCCGTCCCAGGTCTGAAGAGATAGAGTGGACGGATCTCATAGGATCCGACGCCGGGATTGGCTTCGGCAAGCTCTTTCGAAAAATCGATGGCTTCGTCGAGCGTCTCGAAATCGATGACGTAGAAACCCAGCAACTGCTCTTTCGTTTCGGCAAAGGGGCCGTCGATGACGAGTGGCTCGTTCTTGCCCTTACGCAGGGTCGTTGCCGCCGTTGTCGGCATCAGTCGCGCGACCGGGCCAAGCTTGCCGGCCTGTCTGAGCGGCTCCTGCACGGCGATCAGCCGCGCCATGGTCGCCTCCTCCTGCTCCTTGGACCAGGCAAATACGGTATCTTCGTCGTTGTAGCATAGGATCGCATAGAGCATGAGTGACTTCCTTCTCCTGTAAAGACGAAGGAGTATCATCTGCTCCGACAGGCTGCGTCAAAAAATATTGAAGGGAACGTCAGGCGTTCCCACGCCGGATCGCCAGGATACCGGCATTCGCATCGAACTCCGCAATGGCCCCAATGAAAACGCTCGCAGGGCTGTCGCCGTGTCCGAGCGGCAAGCCGCCAAGCACCGGCACGTTCAGCTCGGCCAGATGCTCGCGCAGGATATCGATCACCGAATAGCGGCGATCGAATTCGAAATCCGTGAACTGGCCGATGGCGACACCCGCCAATCCATCTAAGTGCCCCGCCTTGCGCAGCATCGTCATGAGCCGATCCACCTGCCCGCGATACAGATTGACGGCTTCGAGCAGCAGTATCGCGCCGTTGAGATCCGGCAGCGCCCAGCCGGCCGAAGTCGCAACCATATCCAGATTGCCACCGATCAGTCGCCCCCTGGCCATTCCGCTTGTCGTCAGGCGGAAGGTCGGCTCGTCCGGACGGACATCGATGACGATATCTTCGGTCGTCATCATCGCCCGGCATAGTGCCTCGCGTGTATAGGGGCTGACACCATCGTCATTCGGCCCGCAAAAGAAGGCTCCATGAATGCCGATCTGATGGCCATTCTTCAGGAAGCTGAGATGCAATGCAGTGATATCGCTGAAGCCGATAACGAATTTCGGGTCGCGCCGGGCCGCGGCAAAATCCAGTTTGTCGGCGATCCGATATGATCCCTTGCCGCCGCGCGTCGTGAAGATCGCCCGAACCTCGGGATCGCGAAGTGCATCATTGAGATCCGCCAGCCGCTCCTCGTCCGTGCCGGCAAGATAGTCCCGTTTGCAAAAGGCGTGTTCGCCGAAATCGACGTTCAGCCCCCAGCCTTTCAATATTTCGGCATGCCTCAGAACCATATCCCTCTCGGGCGGGCTTGCTGGCGACACAAAACGCACCTTGTCGCCCTGCCGTAGTGGCGGCGGCATCAGCATTGGACTGACCTCTGTGCAATCGAGTGATTCTATACCGTGATCTTGGCATGAATCGATGACAGCCGTCAGCCGTCGCTAGACTGCGGCGGGATCAGCCCAGCGAGGGATTCGCGGCAACCGTCTGCTTCAGTTCCGCTCTCGTCGTTTTGGCAGCCGCTTCCTGGACGCGCCCGACCTCTGCCCTGCCCTTCCATAAAGGAAGGCCGATCGATCGCGACACGGCCGGATCGCTTGTGAACACTGGATAACCGCGTTTCAAAAGCCGTTCGAGAACCTCACGGTCCTTGCGAACGTGCAATCGGGCGAGATTTTCGGTGTTGTAGACATGCCCGCCGGAATCGGGATTGATGCCTGTAATGATGACTTCGGTCGCGCCGTTATAAAGCGCGAAGAGCACGGCATTGATACCGTTGGAGCATTTGTCGTCCGCACCGAGTTCGCTGCACTTTACCCCGCCGACCCGGTCGAGCAGTGCCATGCGCTTGTAGCGATCGACGATCTCAAGCTTGTCGTAGCCGTAATTGAAGGCTTTCAACCCATCTTCCAGCCGCTGAAACTCCTTCCGCCATAACAGGACGTAGAGCATCTTCGTGCGCTCGCCGTTCAGCACGCGGCGCA
Coding sequences within it:
- a CDS encoding DoxX family protein, with protein sequence MSYAVDSSVPSVTRAQRVAGMILSGLIIAFLVFDGVIKLVPLPVVTETMAGLGYSADPALARLLGVITLGCAILYAIPRTSVLGAILLTGLLGGAIATHLRVGSPIFSHLLFGVYLGVIAWGGLYLRYEAVRKMIPFFQRSF
- a CDS encoding SRPBCC family protein; amino-acid sequence: MTEQTPRHELSLTRVIDAPREKIFRCWTEVELMKQWFAPLPWTVSAASVDARTGGSSSITMRSPEGEDYPGNGVYLEVVPNERIVFTDAFASAWVPSAKPFMVVTIQLDDLGGGKTRYTATVLHWSAEDREAHEKMGFHQGWAQCADQLAALAAKI
- a CDS encoding RNA polymerase sigma factor produces the protein MTDIAWIDIALINARPQVLGALLRYFRNLDTAEEAFQEACLRALKTWPDKGPPRDPVAWLIFVGRNSGIDTVRKQAKLQSLPDEEAISDTSDVESDLAERLDGSGYRDDILRLLFICCHPDLPATQQIALALRIVSGLSVQQIARAFLVSDSAMEQRITRAKARVAAAGVPFETPGAVERSERLALVSAMIYLIYNEGYSAGGTHREAAAFADEAIRLGRLLLRIFPSEPETMALLALMLLQQSRKAARFDADGQIILLEDQDRSLWDRTSIDEALALLDKAIRHRQPGPYQVQAAIAALHSRAKRAEDTDWEEINLLYQMLERLTPSPVVTLNRSVALSKLKGPEAALALIATLEAQLDSYFYFHGVRGGLLAQLGRSQQARVAFDRAIALARSPAEAAHIRHQLDRLSADAVTAAK
- a CDS encoding YciI family protein, whose translation is MLYAILCYNDEDTVFAWSKEQEEATMARLIAVQEPLRQAGKLGPVARLMPTTAATTLRKGKNEPLVIDGPFAETKEQLLGFYVIDFETLDEAIDFSKELAEANPGVGSYEIRPLYLFRPGTAAT
- a CDS encoding LD-carboxypeptidase; protein product: MVLRHAEILKGWGLNVDFGEHAFCKRDYLAGTDEERLADLNDALRDPEVRAIFTTRGGKGSYRIADKLDFAAARRDPKFVIGFSDITALHLSFLKNGHQIGIHGAFFCGPNDDGVSPYTREALCRAMMTTEDIVIDVRPDEPTFRLTTSGMARGRLIGGNLDMVATSAGWALPDLNGAILLLEAVNLYRGQVDRLMTMLRKAGHLDGLAGVAIGQFTDFEFDRRYSVIDILREHLAELNVPVLGGLPLGHGDSPASVFIGAIAEFDANAGILAIRRGNA
- a CDS encoding membrane-anchored protein, with the translated sequence MAAQFSELKKHYYRQIKYHLTRPKPPILTERFSGPVLVVGSAPVSNKPMDFDESFRVITINGSQTVTKGWGIEVPDVTLVQFNQIEGTNTNAVEVRRVLNGERTKMLYVLLWRKEFQRLEDGLKAFNYGYDKLEIVDRYKRMALLDRVGGVKCSELGADDKCSNGINAVLFALYNGATEVIITGINPDSGGHVYNTENLARLHVRKDREVLERLLKRGYPVFTSDPAVSRSIGLPLWKGRAEVGRVQEAAAKTTRAELKQTVAANPSLG